A part of Gavia stellata isolate bGavSte3 unplaced genomic scaffold, bGavSte3.hap2 HAP2_SCAFFOLD_34, whole genome shotgun sequence genomic DNA contains:
- the LOC132320866 gene encoding LOW QUALITY PROTEIN: syntabulin-like (The sequence of the model RefSeq protein was modified relative to this genomic sequence to represent the inferred CDS: inserted 2 bases in 1 codon): MSEVLALREGFSFMEGDEHAHLALQERGRRVRVQARAILKACVLELGVEGRHPGKVWCAVAVGAVRSGRHQRCEVCAGSEDTLKIWNKPSACPQGWSEADFSSSSSMGGISAPEVHVSAAGSKRSSFSLNRGPYGQNNGSLSYKSRASPPASCEKDPLSRLGKSQLSPANVRQNYGASSASRSKPGSCKGSDSSSVMRQAGSFMSCGDNHSMKPENPEQCLTPLQQKELTVRHLKTKLKESESKLKERETEIEELKAQLGRMKEDWVEEECHRVEAELAALEARREVKQLKQVIESMKNSLAEKDKKMQQYFIDISIENKKLESLLQSMEMAQSSSVRDEQCLEHRCDSEGKPLVLCATVPDSLTTEDQALKEVADSGLLLNEGTANGTDSCEDSLTTITSELRDPAPSSSALNQEMLENEEEKVSNVMVEQAIQTDVVASSLDVEQLIQNIFRAQDACPLSPPSSLKELGEFSPGRFSDSGIVVDLTPSHLNAAILLSPMESPCRKVEHGVNENYFVKERDFTEPHDDEAFGYVKTGIKKRYXVAAPVVPTILWAFRTRRGGTDPVYSIGALLCVCGLVALHSTPYTLRDENLKSTPPLGTGWLRQRERGVREIIKSYCLF; encoded by the exons ATGTCGGAAGTTCTTGCTCTGAGAGAGGGCTTCAGTTTCATGG agggaGATGAACATGCACATCTCGCCCTCCAGGAGCGAGGACGCCGTGTCCGGGTTCAAGCCCGTGCTATCCTCAAAGCTTGCGTCCTGGAGTTGGGCGTGGAGGGGCGTCACCCTGGGAAGGTGTGGTGTGCTGTAGCAGTTGGAGCTGTGAGGTCTGGAAGGCACCAGCGCTGTGAAGTctg TGCCGGTTCTGAAGACACGTTGAAAATCTGGAACAAGCCCAGCGCTTGTCCTCAGGGAT GGAGTGAAGCCGATTTCAGCTCTTCAAGCAGCATGGGCGGTATTTCAGCGCCTGAAGTCCAtgtgtctgctgctggaagcaaaagatcttctttttctctcaa TCGTGGCCCTTATGGTCAGAATAATGGATCCTTATCCTACAAGTCCAGAGCCAGCCCACCTGCTTCTTGTGAAAAGGACCCTTTGTCAAGACTGGGCAAAAGCCAGCTGAGTCCTGCTAACGTCCGCCAGAATTACGGGGCTTCTTCAGCCAGCAGGAGCAAGCCAGGCTCATGCAAAGGAAGCGACAGCAGCTCAGTGATGAGGCaa GCAGGCTCCTTCATG TCTTGTGGTGACAATCACAGCATGAAGCCAGAAAATCCAGAGCAGTGCTTgactcctctgcagcagaaggaacttACAGTGcggcatttgaaaacaaagctgaaggaatctGAGAGCAAGCTTAAAGAAAG ggaaacagaaatagaagaactcaaagctcagctgggacGGATGAAGGAAGACTGGGTTGAGGAAGAGTGTCATCgtgtggaggcagagctggccgcCTTGGAAGCAAGAAGGGAAGTTAAACAACTCAAGCAGGTtattgaaagcatgaaaaacagcttggctgagaaagacaaaaaaatgcagcaatacttCATAGACATTAgcattgaaaacaagaaactggaatctttgctgcagagcatggagatggctcagagcagctctgtgagagatgagcagtgcctggagcacaggTGTGACTCAGAGGGGAAGCCGTTGGTGTTGTGTGCCACAGTGCCAGACAGCCTCACCACAGAGGACCAAGCTCTGAAGGAGGTGGCAGATAGTGGGCTGCTTCTTAATGAGGGCACAGCTAACGGGACTGATTCCTGTGAAGACAGTTTGACCACCATAACCTCTGAGTTGCGTGATCCAGCTCCCTCCAGTTCTGCTCTGAATCAAGAGATGCTTGAAAAT gaggaggagaaagtcagCAACGTGATGGTGGAACAGGCCATCCAGACTGACGTGGTGGCATCTAGCCTAGATGTGGAGCAGCtcattcaaaacatcttcagagctCAAGATGCCTGTCCTCTAAGCCCACCGTCTTCACTGAAGGAACTGGGTGAATTTTCTCCTGGAAGGTTCAGTGACTCTGGTATCGTAGTGGACTTAACTCCAAGTCATCTAAACGCTGCCATCCTTTTGTCACCTATGGAGTCTCCATGCAGGAAGGTGGAGCACGGAGTTAATGAAAACTATTTCGTGAAAGAACGTGATTTTACAGAACCTCATGATGATGAAGCCTTTGGGTACGTCAAgacaggaataaagaagagaTA TGTAGCAGCCCCTGTTGTACCAACTATCCTGTGGGCTTTCCGTACTCggagaggaggaacagatcCCGTTTACAGTATTGGAgcattgctttgtgtttgtggCCTGGTGGCCCTGCACTCTACACCATACACCCTTCGAGATGAAAACCTGAAGTCCACTCCACCCCTGGGCACTggctggctgaggcagagagaaagaggggtgAGAGAGATCATAAAAAGTTATTGTCTATTCTGA